The following is a genomic window from Meriones unguiculatus strain TT.TT164.6M chromosome 13 unlocalized genomic scaffold, Bangor_MerUng_6.1 Chr13_unordered_Scaffold_37, whole genome shotgun sequence.
aggagcagcttatgagaatcaagaatattgttgtggagaaaccttaatccctatatgacatgtctatgatgaacaaaaaacaaactctgttaattcaatgtgggaatcttttattattattattgtaaattaaactggtatatcatatgtcacaatgtttgtaagacacatgagcatagggatattgaaagaagcagtgtccctgtctttctccaagaaaaactgattttgtagtactccccactttgagtagatttgctgaatgtgataaatggatactgttaattggttttgtaatttcactgagaattcatcagcaaactcatactgctgaaaaaaaactatgaatactaggaattttgatcttcttctgcatgtcctgctcactttttaaatgaagtgtaattcatacagtacaaaaatttgtgaatgggattgttgTGGTAAAGTTCTGAATTCTTACAAAACTCTtcatatatacaaaacaaaaacctcgtATACAAAAATGAtggtataaaagtgaaccacgtaacaaatatttttaccatcacagggatcttcaaaaatacccataatgaagagaaaaaccatgaatgtgaataaagtgataaaactttaaaatttgattctcctttaccattagaccaaaatatgacattaattcatatagataaatatctttattagtgtaatgcaatgactgttgtaaatctttcacatgtgctaattatctttgcaggcatgaaagcagtcatactgaagagaaaccttctaaatgcactctatgtggtaaagtctTCCCCTATGCCACTgatctcatatggcataaaagaacacacactggagagaaacctcataaatgtaacctatgtggtaaagcctttgcacaaaacagtcatctcataacccataaaagaacacacactggagagaaaccttatgaatgtaaccagtgtggtatagcctttgcacaaaacagtcatctcttaagccataaaagaacacacactggagagaaaccttatgaatgtaaccagtgtggtaaagcctttgcacaaaacagtcatctcataagacataaaagaacacacactggagagaaaaaatatgaatgtaaccagtgtggtaaagcctttgcagaaaacagtcatctggtaagccataaaagaacacacactggagagaaaccttatgaatgtaatcagtgtggtaaagcctttgcacaaaacagtcatctcataagacataaaaaaacacacactggagagaaaccttatgaatgtaaccagtgtggtaaatcctttgcacaaaacagtactctattaagccacaaaagaacacatactggagagaaaccttatgaatgtaaccagtgtggtaaagcctttgcacaaaacggTGCTCTcataaaccataaaagaacacacactggagagaaaccttatgaatgtaaccagtgtggtaaatcatttgcacaaaacagtactctcttaagccataaaagaacacatactggggagaaaccttatgaatgtaaccagtgaggtaaagcctttgcagaaaatagTAAactcatacagcataaaagaacacatactggaaagaaaccttatacgtgTACTCAACATAATAAAACCCTTGCACAACaaagtagtctccaaaaacatgaaaaaacacacagtggagagaagcctggtgagggtaattagtgtgataaaacctttgcatgtaacagttatctcctaagacaacaacacattttggagggaaaccatatgaatataattatgtggcacagcctttgcatataacatcttttaataaataaaagaacacatactggaaagaagctgtctgactgcatccaatgtgattaaacttttgcactttagaatcatcttcaaactcttgaaagaaattctaatggacagaaagcctatgagtgcttttaacatggtgaaatcattctatatttgtacaatcttcatcatcatgaaaggattcatacttgagagaacttatgaatgtgttcaaatggtgaggccttgcacaaatctagagtcgtcatcatcatcataaaagt
Proteins encoded in this region:
- the LOC132650946 gene encoding zinc finger protein ZFP2-like; protein product: CGKVFPYATDLIWHKRTHTGEKPHKCNLCGKAFAQNSHLITHKRTHTGEKPYECNQCGIAFAQNSHLLSHKRTHTGEKPYECNQCGKAFAQNSHLIRHKRTHTGEKKYECNQCGKAFAENSHLVSHKRTHTGEKPYECNQCGKAFAQNSHLIRHKKTHTGEKPYECNQCGKSFAQNSTLLSHKRT